CCTGCGAAAATTTAGAATATTTACACTTTATACCAGCTATTTTAGTTAacataagaaaaaaagaaaatataaataaaaactacTTACTAATAAATAGGGGAATTTAAAATTAGTTATAGGAAAATAAAAGTCTTAAGaataaaactaataaaaGGGGgatattatattataaccCGCCTTTTATAGTCTTAATAATAGGCCTATAGGGTAGGCgatattaaataaataatattataattaattaattataatataaatataacttaataaaaattattataaagttaagACGAGTGTAACTTAAcaaagattattattaagtaatattaaGGATACCTAGCTAACTAGgtatataagtttacttttTTACGCTTgtttaaaatacttaaatagctagTTGTTATTAATACAATAGcatttaaattaaatacttaGATACTTCTCTCTATAAGCTAGTAATAAAATTACCCATTTACTAACCTAACCCCTCCgctaatataaactatagaACTATTCTAAGGTTTATCCCTTAGGAACAGCTAACCTATACCAACCTATAGGCACCGGTTCATTAcataagtaatataaagtaaacttatatatctagttatatattttagattatattaaaaagctagCTTTCTTAGTTTTCCTATAGTAGattatttaaaaagctaGCTTTCTTAGCTTTCCTATTAATAAATCTAATAGTTTTTATTAGTCCATCGGCCTATAATTAATCCAGTTCTAGCTAACCTATTGGCCTATTGTTACAACTATAAGATCCAGGTTATAATAAATAGgtttttatttacttatttaataaatttccttttactaatttaataaatttcCCTTTACTAGTTTAAtaaattttcttttacttatttaataagttATTTTCCTTTACTAGTTTAATAAGTTTTCCTTTactaatttaataaattttcttttacttatttaataagttatttttttttattaatttaataaatttttatttatttatttaataagttATTTTCCTTTACTAATTTAATAAGTTTTCCTTTACTAATTTAATAAGTTTCcttttacttatttaataagttattttttttattaatttaataaattatttcttttttttttatatagcttattttcttttaattatttaataaattcccctttacttatttaataagtttccttttacttatttaataGGTTTTCctttacttatttaataacttattcttttactttttatatagttaatttttttaataataatctttaattatataataggTTATTATActagcttttttaattaataaataaaattattattaactttttattatttactattacAGCTATAActactttttttaatttataaattaaaaatactaaattatAACCtttaacttatataattttatatattataattatatttacttttttaaacCTATAGATTAAAATAgctaatatataaatataaactaataGCGTAAGGCTTAGGTTTAATTAAGCTAATAGgaattatatattaatttaattaacttaacCCCCTGGTTTTTAACTAACTTAACCTTTTGTTATTTTAGCGCTAgatacttttatatataggGTTATAATTAGCTTAAGTCTAGTTTGCGTTTCCGCTGGGATAGACAGCAGCTTAATAATAACTTGGAAGTATTAAAAAGCAGGGGAGATGCAAAACAcatatattataataaactaacCTAAAAGTCACGCTTGATAAAATTAATCCGAGTTTCTAGGGCAGCCTTGAACCAGCCAACACTAGTGCCTACCAGCTCCCACCCATGAGGAAGGCCAGGTTGAACGTGCAGCTCAACATTAACCCCGGCTTTGATAAGCCTCTTAACATAAGTGAGGTCCTCTTCCAAGAACAAGTCAACCGTGCCACAATCAATGTATGTTAGTGGGAGTCCGCTCAGATCCTCCACACGTGCTGGAATAGCGTTCTGGGGGATTTCGacgttctttttttcgtatTGACCTCTAGCCAGATATGCATCCCAGACAATCACAGTGCTTCTTTCTGTCCATAGCAAAAAGTCCTTGCGAGGGTCCTTTTCTGTGCTTGGCGTACGATCATCGAGGGCAGGATAAATCAGAACTTGCTTTGCCAGAGGTGGGCTTAGCTTGCGGTCTCGCGCATTAAGTGCAGTGCTCGCAGACATAAGGCCTCCTGCACTGTCACCCATAACTGAAAGCTTGGCCGCATCGACGTTGAGCTCTTTGGCATTCTTGGACAGCCAAGCTAGCGCGGCATAGCAGTCCTCCAAGCTCTCCTTTGCAGAGTACTCGGGCGCCGAGCGTTGCTCAACAGCAAAGACAGGGTATCCAAGTTGCTCGGCCAGATAGGCAGTGATTCGTGCATAGATCGCGACGGTGCCCGACACCATGCCTCCGCCATGGATCCAGAGCACTGCAGGGAGTGGAGTATCCGATTTGATGGCGGACTGAGACGCAAAACGAGTTACGTTGACCACGGCCCCATCATAGCTTGTGGTGCTAAAGACCTGTTCCTCGATGCCCTTGACGGCAGGGAATGCCTTTGCGATAGCTTTGAGGAAGACTGTGCTGGACTCCCGGACTTCGTAGGCATTTTGAGGCTCCGGCGGTGTAGGGCTTTCGAGCTGTGTCTTCATAACACCATAGAACTCGGTATCGAACTTGAAGTTACTCATTTTGAAAGTGTAGTAAGACTCCAGTTGTATTCTGGGGGAGAACCGAAGAAGATATTGGTGAGGTAGTCTAGTAGGTCTTGAGGAGTGTTTGTAGTCTGACTCTTTGTCGAGGTTGGTAGTAAAGTAAACTGGAAGCAGCTGGTATCGAAATAGTAACTGTTTGGGGTCTTGAGATTGCTCATATATTTTCCTCAGGCGAGTCTTGGAGAGATAAGTTGTTGGATTCCGTCGGCGGATCGTAATGTTCCGTGGAAGCTACGGATCCGCGAAGCCGTTGTCGTTAGCTTCTATGTATGCGAAATGCTTAATAAATTATTCTACTGACAAATCGCATATACAAGTTAATAGAATGAAACAGTAATCACCATAATTTTCTGATCTAAGCAGATCAATCGTGGTAGGTCTGCATTGTTTCAGTCGTTCATGATTAACCAAGCACATGAGGCGGCGCGGATGGACCCACCACGCATTGCTCGTTCGCCCGTGGAACTTGACCAATTTCATATTGGACGCATAACCTGCAATGGTGATTGACGAATCTTGATATCCTCTCGAGGACTTACCAATAATGCTTATATCACGGGTTCGATTTTAGCGCTAGGTGGCTCATGATTAATTCCATATGTTTTCAGTTCAAACGCACAGGGGAGAAATTGTGCCGCCGCTGGGGCGGAGATTCATACGGTTTCCacatgtacctacctaggtacgTGAGTGAGAGCCTGCGAAACTCAAAATCACTTTGTGCCATGACGAGGCTTTTTGCTGTGTTATCTAGGCTACTGCGATTGCGAAACAAAGTGCTCATTGTGAGACTGGTCCCACTACTCGCTGTCTGGCTTGTCAAGATAGTCATGGCCCTTTGTACTTCAAGAACTCATCCTCAATCCCACAGGATTGTCAAGTTGGAAGAGGCCGCAGCCTTCTTCATTTATTTAATGTATGTCAAGCCCGAAGAGAGCGTCAAAAGACGTAAACGTGTCTAAATCCTGAAAGGTTCTATCTATACAATCGTCCGCTTGCCCATCAACGAGCCCCGAGTCGTCGTAGACTGCGCTCGGAGGCGACAGGTTGAAGGTTTTGACGATTTCAGCAATGTCAATACCAGACCATGGTGTCACCATCCCAGTCTGAATGTCAGCTGAGTAACTGCCATCGGCAACAATGATGCCTTGTGGGTTATTTGGGGCCAAAGGTGTTGGTATCTCGCTTGGGGCTGCACTTGCGCCCGTGCTTACAGCACCCGGCTCAAATGAATGACTACTAGCAGATCCAGTTGAGTCCGAAACATCCACTTTCAGTCGCTTCATGAGGCCCTTGAGAATGCTCAGGCAGCGTCTTGACGCATATGACATCATCTGATGTTCGAAAAGCGCGTCGAGGCAGTTTCGAAGACTTCTATGAGCCTCAGACCCGGGTCGCCTTTGTGCCGCGATGCGCAAGTGGATGGTTGCGCTAACGTAGATTGCATACGACATTGCGTATGGTGTGGCCTTGACACAGAAGTTTGGCCGAAATGCCTGCAGGAGGCCGTTCACGTccgaggctgcagctgcacAGACAGCAAACGACTGGCTCACGCGAGACTGGTCGGCCGATTGGAGATGCCCATCGGACACGAACGGCCGGTGAAGGAGTATGATGGTCGCGTTATACAATGCACTTGGCTTCAGTTAGTTCGTAGCATTCAGCCACAGAATAGAGGTGGCGTTACATACAGCAATGAGATCAAATGAGGTAGAATTGGCGCACTTGTAAGATCCTCCAGAAGGACCGAAATATGTTGCGGCAAACTACCTCTCCAAGTCTTCAAGTCCTCATCTAAGCAGGACGCTATGTGAACGAGATCTTCAGGGTTTCTTTGAGAGCTTCTCTCTGTGTAGAGGTTGCAAAGGACACGGTCCATGATGAGACTCAGCTTGCAGAGTTGCTCGAATGTCGAGACGCTATACCCTGGGGAGCCAAGAAACGTTGGCTTAGCAGCATAGCCAATCGTATGAAATGGCTCGAGCTCATCGAACTCGTCAAGGAAACGTATTGGTACGTTGTTATCCGGCTCTCGTAGACGGGAGGGACGACCCTGATAGATGGACTGGAGCTTATCCATTGCTATTTTGGAAGGATGTCAGCGCGTAGTGAAAAGAAAGGAATTCAAGGCGTACCAAAAGCAGCCCAAAATAATCGCCGATGGGTCTCGATATTCTCTAAGGAGCGGTTAGAGGTGACGCTCAGGTTGACACTCTCCGAGTGAAGGCCAAGGTCAGTAATCATGCCGATGGCAATGCCTGAGTAATGCCATGATGCGCTTTTCTCGTCACACCACGAGAACAGAGCATCCGAGACTATGATGAGGGCCTGGATTGTAGTCACTTCGCTCTTGAATAGCAGCCGTGTCTCCGGATCATGCAACATGTCGTCGATCCTTCGTCGGAATTCGAGTCCAGTGGTACAGTTGTCCGCAACTTCGCACCGTGTGGCCATTATCCCTTCCAGTCCTGATGCTGCGGCTCGGGACAAATACTCCGAGGCAGAGAAATATATTGCATTTAGCAGTAACTTTGAAAACAGCGGCCCATTACAAGCCATGTCTCTCATGAAAGCCGGCCGGTAGACGATAGAGCCAGAGTGATGTTGACGATTCCAAAAGATGGTTAACATGTTCATCGCCATTTCAGGCTCCACTCCGTCAAAGTCTAATTTTCCAGATTTAGAATTGATCATCTCCATTTGTCCTTACAAAACTAGgtcagtttttttttattgaaTGGACCAGGGCTTGGGTATGTACGTTGCCTTGTTGCTTCTGCTAAGAGCTGGCATTTCTTGTACACATCGTCCGGTGTATCAGAATCGCCAACAGGTTTGTGTGACGAGCGTGGTCCATCAAACATCGCGCTTGAAGGGCCATGAAAACGGTTCTCGCGATCAGGTCCTGATGTGTAGCGCCGAGTTACCGTTGGGCTGGGATGTCGGAGTACATGCTGAACTGGAGCTGCCGTTACAGGCTCGTCAGGCAGGTCGAGGATTTCCTCGACTGCACCATGTTCGGTATGATGAGGCATGGGAGATGAATGGACCAATGTCAGTATCCGCTCCAC
The sequence above is drawn from the Trichoderma breve strain T069 chromosome 5, whole genome shotgun sequence genome and encodes:
- a CDS encoding alpha/beta hydrolase fold domain-containing protein, with the protein product MSNFKFDTEFYGVMKTQLESPTPPEPQNAYEVRESSTVFLKAIAKAFPAVKGIEEQVFSTTSYDGAVVNVTRFASQSAIKSDTPLPAVLWIHGGGMVSGTVAIYARITAYLAEQLGYPVFAVEQRSAPEYSAKESLEDCYAALAWLSKNAKELNVDAAKLSVMGDSAGGLMSASTALNARDRKLSPPLAKQVLIYPALDDRTPSTEKDPRKDFLLWTERSTVIVWDAYLARGQYEKKNVEIPQNAIPARVEDLSGLPLTYIDCGTVDLFLEEDLTYVKRLIKAGVNVELHVQPGLPHGWELVGTSVGWFKAALETRINFIKRDF
- a CDS encoding fungal specific transcription factor domain-containing protein codes for the protein MIPIVETSHLVNRSSFRKRKKRVAAACDFCRRRKLGCDNAAPRCGSCQSHQKQCTYAYRPSNSRIKQLEEENARLRGSSRASELQNAEVPPNTESVERILTLVHSSPMPHHTEHGAVEEILDLPDEPVTAAPVQHVLRHPSPTVTRRYTSGPDRENRFHGPSSAMFDGPRSSHKPVGDSDTPDDVYKKCQLLAEATRQRQMEMINSKSGKLDFDGVEPEMAMNMLTIFWNRQHHSGSIVYRPAFMRDMACNGPLFSKLLLNAIYFSASEYLSRAAASGLEGIMATRCEVADNCTTGLEFRRRIDDMLHDPETRLLFKSEVTTIQALIIVSDALFSWCDEKSASWHYSGIAIGMITDLGLHSESVNLSVTSNRSLENIETHRRLFWAAFAMDKLQSIYQGRPSRLREPDNNVPIRFLDEFDELEPFHTIGYAAKPTFLGSPGYSVSTFEQLCKLSLIMDRVLCNLYTERSSQRNPEDLVHIASCLDEDLKTWRGSLPQHISVLLEDLTSAPILPHLISLLALYNATIILLHRPFVSDGHLQSADQSRVSQSFAVCAAAASDVNGLLQAFRPNFCVKATPYAMSYAIYVSATIHLRIAAQRRPGSEAHRSLRNCLDALFEHQMMSYASRRCLSILKGLMKRLKVDVSDSTGSASSHSFEPGAVSTGASAAPSEIPTPLAPNNPQGIIVADGSYSADIQTGMVTPWSGIDIAEIVKTFNLSPPSAVYDDSGLVDGQADDCIDRTFQDLDTFTSFDALFGLDIH